In Panthera tigris isolate Pti1 chromosome D2, P.tigris_Pti1_mat1.1, whole genome shotgun sequence, one DNA window encodes the following:
- the TMEM254 gene encoding transmembrane protein 254: MGTAAGGKAYFQRCSLLWFTVIILSFGYYTWVVFWPQSIPYQSLGPLGLFSQYLVDHHHTLLRSGYWLAWLIHVGEALYAMVLCKSKGITDGRAQVLWFLQTFLFGVASLSILIAYRPKCQKQT, encoded by the exons ATGGGGACAGCGGCAGGCGGTAAAGCGTACTTCCAGAGGtgcagtcttttgtggttcacCGTCATCATCCTTTCATTTGGGTATTACACG TGGGTTGTCTTCTGGCCTCAGAGTATTCCTTACCAGAGCCTAGGGCCGCTGGGCCTCTTCAGTCAGTACTTGGTGGACCATCATCACACCCTCCTGCGCAGTGG GTATTGGCTTGCCTGGCTGATTCACGTGGGAGAGGCCTTATATGCCATGGTTTTGTGCAA gtctaAAGGCATCACGGACGGTCGGGCTCAAGTGCTGTGGTTCCTACAAACTTTCCTCTTCGGGGTGGCATCTCTCTCCATCTTAATTGCTTACAGACCAAAATGCCAAAAACAAACTTAA